The window CGACAAGCCAGAGCCGAGCCGTTCTCGAGCAGGCGGCGGCGTTGTGCCGCGAAGCGCTTCCGCTGCGGCCTCGTGAGTCAGATCCGTTGGGGTGGTCGTACACCGCAGCGAACCTGGCGCTCATCCTGCAGCGTCTGGCAGAGGACCAGCCCGCGGACCATCATTCCGCGCTCCGCGAGGCGATAGGTCTGCTCCGTGGCGTGTGCGGCACCTTCACCGCGTGCGGCGACCACCAGGCGGCGACGCAGTCCACCCTCGACTTCGCCCAGGCCCTCCTGGAGCTCGCTCAACGGATCCACACCGCGGGCAGGGAACAGTCGGCGATCTTGGCCGTCGAGCGCTCCGGCGTCGTGATCCCGGTGAGCGAGGCGGACCTGGATCTCCGCTTCCTTCATCTGGCGGTGAAGAACCCGGCGAGGTACGGCATCGAGTCGATCGCCCCCGAGCTTCAGCGGATCATCGCGGCAGCACCGGAGGGGGAAGCAGCCGAACTCCTTGCCGAAGCGTCCGCGGTGGCGCAAGACGGCGTGCGGCAGGCCGAGGAGTTCGGCGATACGGAGTTTCGGGGCCGATTCGCCGAACTCGCGGCCCAGATCGACGAACTGCGTCTCGGCAGGACGGAGCAACTGATCGAGAGCTTTCGGCGGGCGCGATCTCTCATCGACCCGGACGTCACCCCGGCCGCCGCCCGCCGCATGGCCGCAGAGCTCGGCGCGCTGCTCTGCGATCACCGACGCTGGGCGGAGGCGCGCGACGCCTATGCCGACTGTCTTTCCTTACAGCAGATCGAGCTGCGCGGTGTCACCGGACGTGACGCGCGCCTGCAGGTGGTGGAGTCGTTCCCGATGGCGGCCAGAGCGGCCGCCTATGCCGCGGAGCGGACCGGCGATCTCGCGGATGCGTTGACGACGCTCGAACGGACTCGCTTGCAGGCGTTCGAGGCGATGGTCGGGGAGAGCGGACCCGGCCGCGTCGGCCTGCTCCGGTGGGACTCACCGACCATGGCCGACATCGGCCGCGCGGCGACGCTCGACCGGCCGCTTCTCTACGCGTGGAACACACCCGCCGGTGGCGCGATGGTGCTGGTCAGCAAGGACACCACCGGCGCGGTCGTGACGCGATCCTTTCCCGCGGCGGCCTCATCTTCGGACTTCGTCGCCATGATCTACCGCCTCGACGACCAGTCTCAGGGCCTGATGACCGCGCAAGCCGGCGGCGCCGACCTCACGGGTCCGATCGCCGAGATCGCGGACGCGCTGGGTGAGCTGATGCAGCCGATCGTGGATGCGGTCGTGGCGGACGGCCACGACCAACTGGCCATCGTGCCCTGCGGTCCGCTGGCCGTCACGCCGTGGGCCGCCGCCGTCATCACCGACCCGGTCTCCGGCCGCCGCTGCCCGGTGGTCGATGTGCTCACCCTCACCACCGCGCCATCGGCCGCAGCCCTGCTGCTCAGCCGTCGGCGGGTCGGGAACTCCCGACGGAAGCCGACCGACGGCGCCGTGGTGGTGCTCGCCGACCCCGAACGCCCGGGTCTGTCTCCGCTGCGTGGCGCCCGGCTCGAGGCCGACACCATCGCCCGGGAACTGCCCGGCCGAACGGTTCTGCTCAAGGGCACAGCCGCCACCGTCTCGGCGCTGACCGGTTATATCGAGGACTGCTGGATCCTCCACCTGGCCTGCCACGGCTCCAACAGGCTGGACGAGTCGGAGAACATGCGGTTGTTCCTCAGCGACGGCGACCTGACCCTCGACGCCATCACGGAGCTGCCGCGACTCGACACCCGACTGGTCGTGCTCAGCGCCTGCCAGACCGGTCACGCGGACATCACCAGACTCCCCGACAGCATGGTCGGTCTGCCGGTCGCCTTCCTCGCGGCGGGTTCGGCTGCGGTGGTCAGCTCGCTGTGGCCGGTGGACGACCTGGCCACCGCCCTGCTCATCGGGCGGATGTACCAGGAGCTGGCCGACATGGTCCGCATCGGCGGCACCGACGACGTGCCGCTCGCGCTGCGGCGGGCGCAGCGGTGGCTGCGCGATCTCACGGCGGACGAGGTGCCGGACCGGCTGCGATTGGCGCGGGACCTTTGTGTGGTTCCGGAGACGTCGTACGGCGACGACAGACCGTTCCGGGAGCCGTACTACTGGGCCGGTTTCAGCGTGACGGGGTGGTGAGCGATCGACCGATCTGACTATCTTGATCAAAATCAAAGATCCACGGGGGTACGGACGATGACGTCACAGAATCGACGAGGGCTGATCACTGGAACGCTGGCCGGTGCCGGCCTGGCCGCCGGGGGCATGATCTTCGGTCAGCCGACGGCCGCGCTGGCGGCGTCGGAGGGACTCGTCGTGATCACGCCGAGCGGCGACCCGACAGGTGTGACCGACCACGCGGCGATCCAGGACGCCCTGTCCGAGGTGAACCGGCAGGTACTGCTCAGCGCCGGCGAGTTCCGCATCAACCAGCCGATCGTGGTGCGGTCCAACCAGCGGCTGATCGGCGCGGGCGCGCAGGCCACCAAGATCATCCAGGTGGGCACCGGCCACGGCATCACCTCGGTGAGCAGCTCGGCGATCAACTATGTGACCATCGCGGGTCTGAGTCTCATCGGGCAGTACGTGCCGACCGATACGCCGCCGGCCGACGGCCCGTCCGGCATCCACCTGGCACCCGGGCCGGCCGAAGGCCCGTCGAACATCACCATCGAGGACTGCGTGGTCAAGAACTGGGGCGACTGCGGCGTGCACCTCACCGCGGTGATCGCGTCGCGGATCACCCGGGTGCAGTCGGTGAAGAACGGCGGCAACGGCTTCTACGTCACGAAGACCGCGACCGCGGCCGCCACCTCACTCTCCTTCGAGGCCTGTTACGTGCTCGGCAACCGGAAGAACGGCTACGAGCTCGACTATGTCAGCTATTCGACGTTGAACGCCTGTGCCGTCGACGGTGGCCTACGTGGCTACGCGCTGTACAACTGCTCGGCCGTCACACTCACCAGTTGTGGCGCCGAGGTCTTCACCGACGTGGGCTTCCTACTGCGCAACAGCAGGGGATGCAGCCTGTTCAGCCCCTACACGTTCAAGGGTGCGAAGACCGGCATCCACATCGGCGCCTCCACCGTCAACGTGACGATCGGCGGCGCCGTCCAGTCGGATCCGGCCTCGGCGACCGTACCGGCGCTGACGAATTTCATCGTGTCCGAGGCGGGTAGCTCGGCCGTCCTCTGGGGCGTCACGCGGACCAGCCCGAACGCTCTCGCCGGCAAGACGACGAACCTCGACGGGACGGCCTGACGAAGCGGATCGGAGCCGGCACGGACCTCGTCAGCCCTGCGCGGCGTGGGAGACGGGCTCCCAGTCGGCCCAGGTTTGCAAACGCTGGGCGTACAGATGCTTGACGATCTGGGTGGGCTGGGAGCCGAAGAGCACGCGCAGCGGCGGGTTCTCGGCGTCGACGATCTGGAGCAGGGCGGGCCCGGCGGCGGTCGGGTCGCCGTAGGAGGCGCCGCCGGCGCGGGCCGCCATGGCGTCACGGATCGGCTGGTAGGCCGGGTCGGGGGTGGCGTGCACGGCCGACGACCCGGCCCAGTCGGTGGCGAAGCCACCCGGTTCGACCAGGGTGACCTTGATGCCGAGCCCGGCGACCTCCTGCGACAGCGATTCGGTGAGGCCTTCGAGGGCCCATTTGGAGGCGTGGTAGCCGCCGAGTGAGGGGAACGCGCCGATGCCGCCGATGGTGGAGATCTGAATGATGTGGCCGCTGCCCTGTCCGCGCAGGATGGGCAGGACCGCCTGGGTGACGAAGAAGGCGCCGAACAGGTTGGTCTCGATCTGGTCGCGCAGTTGCTGCTCGGTGATCTCCTCCACCATGCCGAACAGGCCGTAACCGGCGTTGTTCACCACGACGTCGAGGCGGCCGAACCTCTCGTGCGCCGCGGTGACCGCGGTGGCCACCGCGTCCTTGTCGGTGACGTCGAGGGCCAGCGGAAGGATCGCGTCGCCGTATCGGGCGACCAGGTCCGCCAGGGAACCGGTGTCACGCGCGGTTGCGGCGACCTTGTCACCGCGCCCGAGGGCGGCCTCGGTGAAGTTGCGGCCGAAGCCGCGGGAGGTGCCGGTGATGAACCAGATCTTGCTCATGGGAATCCCTCCAGACGGGCACGCCGGGACGCTCTCGACCGGCGCGGCACAGCCACCATACACGATTTCTAGACTGCGTCTAATTATGTACGGCGTCTAGTGCAGGATATGATCCACCCGGAGGCGGTGTCATGAATCTGCGGGAGCGCAAGAAACTCGAGGCCTGGCGGGCCATCCGAGCCGCCGCCCTGAAACTGTTCGCCGAGCGCGGCTACGACGCCGTCAACGTCGAGCAGATCGCCGCCGCGGCCAACGTCTCCCGGGCGACGTACTTCAACTACTTCGCCAGCAAGGAAGCCGTCGTCTTCGACCAGGACCCCCAGGAACGCGAAACCCTGCGCGCGATGATGGACGCACGGCCGACCGGCGAATCACTGTGGGAGTCACTGTCCGCGATCATGATCGGCTTGAACGAGCGTCTCGCCGACCGGATGCCCCTGCAGCGCCGACTCAAGACGCAGTCACCCGCCCTGGCCCAGTCGACCCAGGACTTCGGCGAACAGTTCCGGGCCGATCTCACCGACTGGGCCCGCAACCGCGCCGGCGACAGCCTGACGACGACCCTCCAGCTCAACCTGCTGTCCGCGGCGACCGCCACCGCCTACCAGACCTGGAAACCGGACGAACCCTTCGAGGAGTACCTCCATCGCCTACGTGAGTGCCTGCGCCAAGCCGGTGCGGGCGTCTCCGCGTTGTAGGGTCCCGGCTCCGGGATGTTCGGCCACGCCGTCAAACCGTTAAGCGTCAGGTCGGCCCCTCTGGCGGATCGCCACGGAACAGCACATGGAAGTGCAGGTGCTTGGAGTCCTGGTAGGCGCCCTCGTTGGTCATCACACATGCCGCGCCGTGCTCCTGGCGGACCCGCTCGGCGACCTGCCGGACCACCCGCAGCACCTCCAGAAGAAGGTCCTCGCCGCCCTCACCCAGCCGGATCAGCGACGGCGTGTGCTGCTTGGGCACCACCACGATGTGAACCGGCCAACTGGGCCTGGTGTGCTCGAACGCCAGCACCGTTTCCGTCTCCGCCACGACCGTTATCGGTGTCCTGCCCGACAACGCCTGATCGCAGTAGAAGTCCGACACTCTCTCGGCCGGTTCGGCAGTCACCGATGCTCCCTCCGTCGAGCGAGATCAAAGGGCACGCCGCTACACCGGAACCGAACCGGCCGTCATCGGTGCGGGCATCAGCGCCCATACCGTCTTCCCGTCGGGACGGTGGCGTGTCCCCCAGTTCAGCGCCATGGCGTCGATGAGCAGGAGGCCACGGCCGCCGGCCTGGCGCGCGTCGGGGCGCCGAAGCCGCGGCGGCGTCGACGTGGTGTCCGTGACCTCGATCAGGATCCCGTCGTCGGTGCCGGACAGGGTGAGCTCGCCACCGCCGCCGGTGTGCTGGCCGACATTCTGCGTCAACTCGCTCACGGTGATCAGCACGTCATCCACCCACGCGTCATCGCCGTCCGCGCCGAGGTGCTCGATCAGCGCTGCTTGCACCATGCGGCGTAGCGGCGCCGCCGGGTCGTCGTGCCCGAAAGCTCTTCGAAAGATGAACACCATCGGGTCCCCCGCTCGAGTCATGGCTGCCTGTATAGACGGTAACGAGCGAACGCCCGTCAGAAAGACGCTGATCGACCACTTCGTGCCTCCCGCCGGGAAGACATCGGCGGGCATCAAGATCCTTCGCGGTCTTCGGTGACCCGCTCGGGCCCCCTCGGGTATCACCAGGACGTGCGGGGCGCCTTGTCGATCAGGACGTGCCAGATGCCGGGCGCCTTTCGCGAGGTGGGCCAACGCTTCGCCGGCGTGCCGAGTAACGGTGCCTCGCTACCGGACGGCCGGCGCGAGCGATCGAGCGAGTCTCACGGTTTCGGAAGTCGGTTCGGTGTCGAGGTCGATCAGGACGGTGGTGAGGGCCTGCAGCAGGGCACGGACCCCGTCGTGGTCGCCGAGGGCGTGGCGGGCACGCATGGCCGTACGGTAGAGGTCCTCGTTGTAGGGGTCGAGGGTGATGGCCTTGTCGAGGATCTCGGCGGCGGCCTGCGGCTCGTCCGGGAGCAGGGCCTCGGCCAGCAGCAGGTGGGCCTCGACGCCCCAACGGTGGGCGTGTCGGCGTTGGTCGTCGATCCATTCGTAGTCGTGGCCGTCGGCCAACGGCGCGACGTAAAGGTCACAGGCCTGCCGCAGCAGGTCCAGGCGTTCCGGTGCGGTCGTTCGGCGGGCCTTGTTGAGCAGGTCACGCAGTTGCCACAGGTCGACCTGGACGGTGGCCGGATCGAGGCGATAACGGTCGGTGGTGCCGCGTTTGAGCAGGTAGCCGCCGCGCAGCGGGCCACCGGCACGGGCCAGCACGTGACGCAGGTTGGAGGCGTTGGTGTGCAACCGTTGTCTGGCCTGGCGCTGGCGGGCGTCGCCGTGCAGGTGTTCGACGAGGGTGTCGCTGTCGGCGCCGTTGGGAAAACACGCAAGGTAGACGGCGAGTTCGGCGGCCTTGGCGCGCAGCGGCCGACCCGGGTGGACGATCCCGTCGATGCGCGGGACGCCCAAGACCCGGACCTGCACCGACGTGGCCGAGGCGGGCGCCGGGGTCTCGGGGATGACCGACACGGTGGCCGGTGTCGGGCTGATGCCGGCCAGGATGCCGAGGGCATCGTCACGGCCGATGACGTCCACCCGGCCGGGCAGGGCCCGTTCGTCGCTGTCGGAGGTGCGGCCGTCGGCGGTGACGGTGTGGGTGGTGCCGTGTGGCCAGCCGCCGAGCAGGACGGCGGTGATGTCCAGGCCGTGGGCGAGGCTGAGGGTGATACGGGCGTGTTCGCCGGTGGCGTCGGCGGCGCGGGCGACCACCAGGATCGGCGGCAGGGCCTGCTGACCTTGCCGTTCGGCCAGAACACGACTGCGGTGCAGCAGTTGCCCGTCGACGGCGGCGAGGGTGTCCGGGAAGTCGCGCGTGACAGACAACCGCGACCAGCCGGCCTCATCCGGGCCGAGCAGGTCGCCGCACACGTCGCGGTCGATGATCACGTCGGCGGGCTGGTCGGCGGTCAGGGCAGCGAGGATCAGGCCACGGACCGCACCGTCGGCGCCGGGGCCTTCGACCCCGACGGGATGCAACGGCAGCGATGGTACGGCCGCAGCCGGCACCGGGTTGCCGCTGACGTGGCGGCGGATCGTGTCGATCGGTTCCGGCACCGTCGGCGCGGGCAGGACGACGACCTCACCGGGTTGCGGGCGCCCGCGTCGACGGCGTGCCCAGATCAGCGCGGCGGCACCGGCGATCGCGGTCGCCGATCCCCAGGTCAGCAGGGTGCCGCTCGGCAGCCGGATGCCGTCCTCGCTGCTGGAAGCCGCGTCCGGAACAGGCGGATCCTCTCGATCGGGTCCCGGTGTCGTCGCGGTCGGCACCGTCGTCGCCGGTGAGGCGGTCGGCGTGGCGGCGTCTCGGGTGGGCGCGGTCGGCGGCTCGGCCGAGGTCTCCGGTGCCGTGGGACGCGTGGTGGGTGGCCGTGGCGGCGGTGTGGTGCGGGTACCGGCCGGTGGACGGGCGTCGGCGGGTAGACGCAGGTGCCAGCCGGGTTGGATCAGGTCGCAGTCGGTCAGGCGGGCGCCACCGGTCTGGTGGCGGTGGCGGTTGAGACGGCAGATCTCCGGCCAGCGGTCGGCGTCACCCAGCCAGCGACGAGCGATCCTCGACAGTGAATCGCCGCGCCTCACCTCGTACTCGAAGCGGGTCTGACCGACCATGACAGTGACCGTGCCGCGCGGCAGAATGCTGTCGCCGGATGTGGCCGCGGCCGTGGCGGGGCTCGGGGCCGGACCGCCGCCGGTCGGGGTGGTGGCGACGGCGACGACCGCGGTTCCGGCCAGCCCGAACAGCATCCGGTGCAACGGTGCCGGCAACCGCCATCGCGGCAGCCGCCATCCGGCGACGACGGTCAGGACACTGCCCGCCAGCAGCAGCATCATGATCGTCCAGATCAGCCACAACAGGACCGCGACCGCGCCGACGATCAGCCGGGTGCCGTCCGGGCGCCGACCGTCGGTGACGAATGCGGTGATCTGCGCCCACGACGGCAGCAGGCCGGCCGGTGGGCCGAAGACCAGGGTGAGCAGCAGCGGCGGCACGATCGCGAGGGCCAGGACACCCGGCAGTGCCCGCAACACCCGGCCCGTACGCCGACGGCTGTCGTCCGGTGGTGGGGGTGCCGGCCAGACGGTCGGTTGCCGGGTGAGCTCCGCGGTCTTGCGGCGCACGTCGTCGCTCATCGCCTGCCCTGGGGTCCGTGATCGAACCCTGATCTCTACCGGCCGCGCCCGATCATCGGCCACCGTATTCGCGATGGTCTATCACCATACGAAGAAGAACGTTTCAGGCCGACCTGTGTGATGTCGTTTTGCGACACTGCCCGGCATGCCCGCAACGGATCTTCACCTGGCCGTCGACATCGCACCCTGGTGGATCACCGCGGTCTACGAACACGACGGCACCGTCCATCCGGTCTACTTCGCGGGTCACGCCCGCCTGCCCAGCGGCGTAATCCCCGACCCGGCCACCGGCACGCTGCTCACCGGCACGACCGCGCTCACCGCCGGGCTCCGCGACGCCGACGACTACCGGCCCGACCCGATGGCCTCGGTCCACGACGGCACCGACACCACCGCCGTGGCCGCCGTCCTCGCCCACGTCGCCACCCACGCCTCCGCGCTCGCCGGCACCCCGGTGACCGCGTTGACGGTCGTCACCGCCACCGGGTGGGGTCACCGCGCCCGGCAGCGCCTGCAACAGGCGGCTACGCAGGTCGGGCTTCCGGTTCCCGGCATCGTCACCGCCGCCGCAGCGGTCAGCGCCGGTACGGCCACCAGCGGCCGATTCGTGCTGATCGCCACCGCCGCACCCGACCTGACCATCCTCGACCTCGACGACGGCTACCAGCAGGTCGCCCACACCGACATCCACGACCCCGCCCACCCCGACATCGACACCGCCCTACTCGCCCGACTCGCCGACCCACCACCCACCGGCTGGCCCGTCCACCGCGAGATCCACCAGGCCCGAACCGTGCTCGCCGACCGGCCCCGGGCGTCGCTGCTGCTGCCCCCACCACATCCGGCGGCGATCCTCGAACAAGCCGACGTGTCCGCGGCCGCCACCCCACACCTGGCCCGCGTCCCGGACGCCGTCAAACAGGCGCTGACCGACGCCGACCTCGACAGCGCCGATGTCACCACCGTCATCCTCACCGGCGACGACCCGATCCTGCCGTCGCTGGGCGCCGCCCTCACCGCCGCCGGGCTACCCGAACCGACCTTCGTCGACGACCCACACACCATCGCCCGCGGCGCCCTGCGCATCACCCGACCCACGACCGTCACCACTCCCCCGCCGGGAACAACCGCCGCGTCGGGGCGATTGCCGCGTACCCGCATCACCCTGGCCAACCTGGCCCGCGTCGCGATCCTGGCCGCCGCCGGCGTCGCGATCCTGCTACAGACCATCACCACCGCCGACATCGGCCGTATCGGCGGCGACATCACCGGCGTCCTGCTGCCGGTCGAGAACATCGGCTTCGCCGCCGCGTCGGCCGTGCTCACCGCGTGGACCGCCGCCCAACTGGTGCCCACCACCTGGCTGACCGCCGCCCACGCCGACGACGACATCACCACCGGCGCCCTCCTGCGCCGCGGCTATCTGGGTGCCGCCGCTCTCGGCCTCGCCGTCGCCGGACTCTGGGGCCTCGGCGTCGGCGTGGGCGTCGACTTCTACGACCCCGCCTACCTGAGAGCCGCCCTGACCTGCGCCATCCCCCTAGCCGCATGCGCCGCGCTCATCGCCCTGATCGCACCGCGAATCCCCCACGGCGCGATCGTCACGTGGCTCGGCCGGGCGAACCCGCCGGTCACCGCGATCGCCCTCGCCGCCGCCGGCGTCTACCTGCAACGAGCCGCGTTCACCTACACCTTCCCCGCCGATCTGCTGCCCACCTCCGGCCCGACCCAGATCGCCGGAGCCGTCCTGCTCGGCGTCGCGACCGCATTGACCGCCACCCGCCCGCCCCTGCTGCGCATCATCACCGGCGTCGTCCTCGGCGGCGGGTACGCCCTGGTCAGCAGCGTCCACACCATCGAATACCTGACCTGGGCCTACATCGCCGTCCTGCTCTGGTGGGCCGCCACCACCACGATCGCCACCATCACCGCGGCCGCCCCACAGGCCGGAACCTGGATCAAACGACTGACCTGACCGGCCGTCCTGGCAGGTCCGGGTTCTCTCCGGCGAAAGCATCCCGGAACCGACGACGCGCCGACGGCGACTCGGCTCAAGTCGGGGCGGTGCCGGCCGATGGTGCGGATCATGAGAGTCGGCCGGCAACGCGGTGCCGGTGTGCACCGCGCCCTGGTGCATGCCGGGTTCGTCGTGCTGGTTCTCGTCGCGGTGGCCGCGTGGGCGTTCGGTGGCCTGGCCGTACGACTCGGTGTGGTGACGGTGATCGGCGCGCTCCCGGCGGCCGGCATCGCCGTGGGGATGCGGATCAACCGGATCGTCAACCGCACCGCCTGGTATCTGCTGCTCGCCGCGTCGGTGCTGTTCACGATCTTCAACTACCTGTGGTTCGTGCAGCTCGGCCTCGGTCGCGACGTCGGGGCCGACGGACCGGCGAACCTGGTGCTCCAGGTCCTCGCCTACAGCAGCATCATGCTGTCGGCGTTGCAGGTGATCCGCAAACACGGCGAAGGCGACCGGGGCGGCATCATCGACGCGACCCTGCTCGGCGTCGGCCTGATCACCCCGGTCTGGGAGTTCGTGCTGCGCCCGCACCTGCTCGAACTGGACGTGTCAGGTCCCAGCCAGGGCATCTACCTGCTGAAGATGCTGCTGCTGACGGGCACGCTCGGCGCACTGCTGCGGATCGCGCGGACCGCCGGTACCGCCCGCACCTCGTTGATCTACTTCTTCCTCAGCCTCGGCGCGACCGTCGTCAGCGTGGTGTCGTCGTTGTTGTCGACCCGCCCGGGAAGTGACTACTACTCCCCGCTCGTAGACCTGTTCGCGATGATCGGCTATCTGGGGCTGACCGCCGCGGCGCTGCACCCCAGCTCCACCGAGTTCACCCAGCCGGCCGGATGGCGCCGCAACCGCCTGCGGCCGGTACGGCTGTCGCATCTCGGGTTCGTGCTGGCCATGGTGCCGGTCGTCGGCGGCATTCCCGAACTGTTCGGCGGCACCACCGACAACCTGCTGCTGACCTTCGGCACACTGCT of the Actinoplanes sichuanensis genome contains:
- a CDS encoding GGDEF domain-containing protein encodes the protein MRVGRQRGAGVHRALVHAGFVVLVLVAVAAWAFGGLAVRLGVVTVIGALPAAGIAVGMRINRIVNRTAWYLLLAASVLFTIFNYLWFVQLGLGRDVGADGPANLVLQVLAYSSIMLSALQVIRKHGEGDRGGIIDATLLGVGLITPVWEFVLRPHLLELDVSGPSQGIYLLKMLLLTGTLGALLRIARTAGTARTSLIYFFLSLGATVVSVVSSLLSTRPGSDYYSPLVDLFAMIGYLGLTAAALHPSSTEFTQPAGWRRNRLRPVRLSHLGFVLAMVPVVGGIPELFGGTTDNLLLTFGTLLVIPLVVSRIGLLIAERTADQEALRHQAHHDELTGLVNRRRFFTLLEEAVRSGAGVAVLYCDLDRFKAINDEYGHEAGDEVLRVFADRLRGTLRGEDVAARIGGDEFLILGTGTTAGDAEVLRRRIEDATSVPAVWRGHHLSFGVTVGVAYGSDADTSADGLMSAADADMYRHKNARRASGTPASSAPRPAPDRHVRTGGSLPNT